The Lutzomyia longipalpis isolate SR_M1_2022 chromosome 2, ASM2433408v1 DNA window GAGGAATTTAAACTTGGACTTTTCACTGCAAGCCTTGATGACGGCATCCGCCAGGGCAGCTGCCCCAGCTCCACCCTCACTCCAGTGCTTTGAGACAACACACGCCAATGCCCCAGCCTTTCGGGCAGCTTCGCGAATCATCTCGTGCTCAGCAGGTGTATCGTATTGGTGCGCATTGATGGAAACAAGAACGGGAACTTTGTACTTTAGCCCATTGCTAATGTGTTTAATGAGATTGGGAAGACCCTTCTTGAGAAGTTCCAAATTCTCCTCCGTGTACTCTTTGCGTGTATTCCCGGCTGAAACTGGTGGGCCACCACCGTGCATCTTGAGCGCCCTCACCGTAGCCACGAGAACAATAGCATTGGGAACCTTCTTCGAGGTGCGGCACTTAATGTTGAAGAACTTCTCCATACCAATGTCAGATCCAAAACCAGCCTCAGTCACCACATAGCCCTCCTTACCCACCAATTTCAATGCAATGTTATCGGCAATGATGGAATTGCATCCGTGGGCAATGTTCGCAAATGGCCCAGCGTGGACAAAGACAGGCGTACCCTCGAGTGTTTGCATAAGAGTTGGTTCAAGGGTATCCTTCAGGAGTACCATCATTGCACCGGTCATACCCAAATCATCAGCTGTTACGGGATTACCTGCCTTGTCGAAGGCCACGACAATCTTTGCAATGCGCTGCTTCATGTCCTCGAGACTTGTGGTTAGAGCTAAAATAGCCATAAGTTCACTTGCAACGGAAATGGAGAAGCTTGTCTCACGCATGAATCCCTTCTCCGTGGACGCCTGCCCGACGGTGATCTTGCGCAAGTAGCGATCATTGATATCCACAACACGTGTCCACACAACATTTGCCGGATCAATGTTGAGTCGCACAAATTTGGCCACTTCGTCGGATGTTAGAGTGTCCGGATCGGTTTTGGTGATGCCCAAGCGATCAAGACGTCTCCGCTGGatctttgagaatttccttTCACCCTTGATCTTTGGTACAAGACGCTCGTAGAGTGCGGCATCCGTTTGCGTGGCTTCATGGAAGAATCGAGCATCTAGCTGTGCAGCTAGGAGATTGTTGGCAGCCGTGATTGCATGAATGTCGCCTGTGAGGTGGAGATTGAAGTCCTCCATGGGGATAACTTGAGCATAGCCTCCACCAGCAGCACCACCCTTAATGCCAAAGGTTGGACCCTGGGATGGTTGACGCAAGCATGCAAATGCCTTCTTGTTCTTATGAGCCGTCAGAGCCTGAGCTAGGCCCACAAGAGTCGTGCTCTTTCCCTCCCCAAGGGGTGTTGGGGTGATACCCGCAACGACAATGTACTTTCCATCAACATTATTCTGCAaataaatgatattttatattttttgttgtttttttttaacgtttcttaTGTTTCAGTTTACGAAACAATCAAATGAAGGGCATAGGTTTTGTAATGACAAACCCctcaaattttcataaatacaatattttaaaacaataacGGCTATTTTACtacttgataaaaattaatttgattatttatttttaacttccacaaacaaattattttgaaataattacgaagataaaattagaagaaaaaaaaatgtttcgtaATTAACAagataaatttgcataaattcaaacaacaaTCAAAGAGTAAAAAATCATGACGCTTTTGAGATAATCTCAAGGCCAAGATTTCTTAATTGGAGCACTTCATCGTCAGACGTTATTAAGAACCCAACAAAACTCACAAaactagattttttttccacaaaaaaattattctgaatgACGCACAGAAGGATCACAAAAAACGGCTGCataagaacaaaataaattctcacctTTAGACGATCGAGGATACTCAGAGAAATTTTAGCCTTTTTCGTACCATACAGAGAGACCTCCTCTGGAATAATTCCAACTTCTGATGCCAGGAAAGACACATCTTTGGGCACCTGGGACCGTGCTATTTCGATATCACTAAACAagcagatttaaaaaaaattagttaaaagaGCTTTGAGATGAAGAATAAATCACAGAGACAGGCCTCACCTCGGCACGGGCTTCTGGAGATTCAATGGCAACACTTGAAGATCCCAAGACATTTTCAACAGCTTCTTGTAGGCGTTCTCAGCAGACTGAACTGTATTCTGCATGAGCATAGCCACAGTCATGGGACCAACCCCACCAGGCACTGGAGTGATGTAAGATGCCACTTGCCGTGCCTCCTCGTAGCACACGTCCCCCACCAGACGTTGCCCTGAGACTTTGGTCGGATCTACACATGCAAATAAATTAGCCAATTAGTTACTTATTCTCCCCAAATCTTTCaaactttggaatttttttccggcGTCTTGTGGCCGATTTTTTGCTCTATCTCTCcgcaacaaaaagaaaaaaaaaataataaagcagTTCGACGAGCTTATATAGTCAAAATGATgatcaatatattttattgaaggtCTCCACAACATATTGGTTTCTCAcaccaatttaaaaaaaaacattcaacgGGATTGAAAGAGTTAAAGAGATCACAGAGAGGTCGAGAAGcgaagcaaaaattaaatatattaatttttgcccTTTCAAGCTATTATTGCAAAAGATTTTACATGTTAATTAGTCTTTTCGAAagtgggaaaaattatttttaaaaatataatgagatctttgggaaattttgtaAAGTTGGGAAGCAACGGAAGCAACAGTCATActgcaatatttttaatttaaaccttTTGAACTGATAGATAATTTTAAGTGTTCAGGTAATGAGATAAGAGAAATAATTAGTATTGATTTAACACGATAAGAGAATGGTATAATACtcgaaaacaattttttacgCTACGTGTAACaataatagaagaaaaaattcagaaatcgAGTAGAAAAAGTTTTCCCGGCTAGACAATTTGGctaaaaaaattgcttaaaaaattacctaaaaataatgaattattcGAAACATGCGAAACTATTTCaagagaaatcaattttcaaaaaatcggaaaaatgtaataaaaacgagaatagttataaaaaatttaataaaaaaaagtccgaAACTGTCTCGTGGAAAAAGagaagtgataaaaaaattctgcagAGCATGATAAACAGAAAAATAGTTCTACGAAacataaacaattttaaaatagtttcgtggaacacaataaaaaaagaaaagaaatccttaaaacctcttggaaaaattcaactaaaaaaattccatagaaagttaaaacacaaaaagttCCGCAAAACGAAGCTGGTTTCGTGGAACTCATTAATcagaaaaagctctaaaattcATATTACGAAACTTAATTGTGGAACTAAGTTTCTGAATGATTACGTATTACAGAACTATATTATTTTCCTATTTGCCAatttagaaaatgatttttcgtGATGTACGAAACAAATCCAGAATGTTTGGTTTAGtcgatattttctttttgtggagAATTACGTATTTTTAAGGTTTAGTAATATCTTTTGGTTTATTAGGTTCCCAATTATCTTATACGATAGCTTTATCTTTCTTTATGTTtcgttaattatttttgttttatttacgCTGAGAAAACTCAAATTGTTAACAATTTTTTCAGCTAATTTCGTTTCTTTACAGATTTTTCATAATTCCTTTTTCAGTTTCTCGTCTGTTACGGAACTATGTAGCTTTGGGTTGTTTAGATTCCAGAAACCgtagtttttgatttttttatgctattcCTGGTTTCGTAGAGCTAATTAAGTTATGAATGTGTCTTTTTACATTATGATGCGGATCAAGTTTCACAATATTTTAACAAGCTATGAATTTCCTTCCTggtttcgcatttttttttctgggcaGTTTTTGGTTTCTTACGTTTCTTTGCGGAActtttcatgtattttttttacatgtcTTTACAATTCCTAAAATTCTGCGAAAATTATTTGTGGTTTCTCATGTTCGACCATACCAATAAATAAAACTGATATAAAAGATAtctaattttttgaaaaaaaattcagtaggtacatatttaaaaaaaaaaatcaaaactatttttaaaatatttaaatcaatcattttgGTTTATATAAATCCAAAACAAACACAATATAACATTGTAGCAAAGAGGATGGATCCAACTGTGAATGATTAATTACAGAATTAGTGTtctatattaaatatttatcaaacaAATAGGAAATACaagtataaataaaatcagaatGTGTTGAAAACCCATCAAGATGGTATTTGGATaatttagtcaaaataaaCTTGAGCAATTTCTGTGggtttttcttgtgttttgtCTCCCGTCGAAatctaaaattatattatactTTCATGCTGCGATTGGGCAAAAGCAGCATCGACTAGACAGGAAGATCTCAATCAGGCGCGAAATCATCATTTTACTAATTACGCTGAAGATGCCAATTAAGTGCGGGTGCAATTGGGCAGAGTATTAaagcataaataaaatcacgCGGAATTGAATTCATGTGATCATATGCACATGGGGCGCTAGCATAGTGATGATTTTACTATGTGAAAATTACATGAAGATGTGGAATTCATCCATGAAATTGTTATTATAACAATTTTAGAATGTTTCTCGCATTTCAAAGCATTTTAGGAAAATCATCTGTTTGCTATTTCACATCATATCCCTCCACCCACTGCAGAAGAATGCAACGTTAGagcattgagaaaaaaatatttgattaaatgattcaaaatttaatttttttatttgtttaaaatttaaaaaaaaaacatgatttttcttttcgttttgtTAACCGGGATAtgcttgaattattttctttaatattcgCAACTTCTGAGCTTAAGATTTTCCATAAAAGTCAATGCTTAAccgaaattcttcaaatttaattctaaaattgttcttttaataaaatccttAGAATTTGCTAATCTCTGCTCAAAATCTTCAACTACAAAAactaaaatactttttcttaTCATTATTTTGCAGGAATTTAGAGATAAATTGTTTGTCATCCAGTAATATTATACACGTgccattt harbors:
- the LOC129790668 gene encoding C-1-tetrahydrofolate synthase, cytoplasmic isoform X1, encoding MATEAKILSGTQVAKDIRDQLRDRVSQFTKKLPAFKPRLAIVQVGCREDSNVYIRMKLKAASEIGIDAQHVQYPETITQRELLMKLSRLNNDPTIHGIIVQMPLDCVNEIDAHLITDSVSPDKDVDGLNTINEGRVCVGEMTGFLPCTPNGCIELIKRTGVPIAGANAVVLGRSKIVGTPVSELLKWNHATVTVCHSKTVNLSEQTKNADILVVAIGKPEFVRGDWIKPGAVVIDCGINAVQDEVDDDAQNPTKVSGQRLVGDVCYEEARQVASYITPVPGGVGPMTVAMLMQNTVQSAENAYKKLLKMSWDLQVLPLNLQKPVPSDIEIARSQVPKDVSFLASEVGIIPEEVSLYGTKKAKISLSILDRLKNNVDGKYIVVAGITPTPLGEGKSTTLVGLAQALTAHKNKKAFACLRQPSQGPTFGIKGGAAGGGYAQVIPMEDFNLHLTGDIHAITAANNLLAAQLDARFFHEATQTDAALYERLVPKIKGERKFSKIQRRRLDRLGITKTDPDTLTSDEVAKFVRLNIDPANVVWTRVVDINDRYLRKITVGQASTEKGFMRETSFSISVASELMAILALTTSLEDMKQRIAKIVVAFDKAGNPVTADDLGMTGAMMVLLKDTLEPTLMQTLEGTPVFVHAGPFANIAHGCNSIIADNIALKLVGKEGYVVTEAGFGSDIGMEKFFNIKCRTSKKVPNAIVLVATVRALKMHGGGPPVSAGNTRKEYTEENLELLKKGLPNLIKHISNGLKYKVPVLVSINAHQYDTPAEHEMIREAARKAGALACVVSKHWSEGGAGAAALADAVIKACSEKSKFKFLYNLDLSIEDKIILIAKEMYGAGSVDFNTRVREMMRLLTEKGYKNLPICMAKTQLSLSGNPELKGAPTDFKLPVTDLYLSAGAGFIVAIAGDISKMPGLPTRPCVYDIDLNTETGEIEGLF
- the LOC129790668 gene encoding C-1-tetrahydrofolate synthase, cytoplasmic isoform X2, which encodes MATEAKILSGTQVAKDIRDQLRDRVSQFTKKLPAFKPRLAIVQVGCREDSNVYIRMKLKAASEIGIDAQHVQYPETITQRELLMKLSRLNNDPTIHGIIVQMPLDCVNEIDAHLITDSVSPDKDVDGLNTINEGRVCVGEMTGFLPCTPNGCIELIKRTGVPIAGANAVVLGRSKIVGTPVSELLKWNHATVTVCHSKTVNLSEQTKNADILVVAIGKPEFVRGDWIKPGAVVIDCGINAVQDPTKVSGQRLVGDVCYEEARQVASYITPVPGGVGPMTVAMLMQNTVQSAENAYKKLLKMSWDLQVLPLNLQKPVPSDIEIARSQVPKDVSFLASEVGIIPEEVSLYGTKKAKISLSILDRLKNNVDGKYIVVAGITPTPLGEGKSTTLVGLAQALTAHKNKKAFACLRQPSQGPTFGIKGGAAGGGYAQVIPMEDFNLHLTGDIHAITAANNLLAAQLDARFFHEATQTDAALYERLVPKIKGERKFSKIQRRRLDRLGITKTDPDTLTSDEVAKFVRLNIDPANVVWTRVVDINDRYLRKITVGQASTEKGFMRETSFSISVASELMAILALTTSLEDMKQRIAKIVVAFDKAGNPVTADDLGMTGAMMVLLKDTLEPTLMQTLEGTPVFVHAGPFANIAHGCNSIIADNIALKLVGKEGYVVTEAGFGSDIGMEKFFNIKCRTSKKVPNAIVLVATVRALKMHGGGPPVSAGNTRKEYTEENLELLKKGLPNLIKHISNGLKYKVPVLVSINAHQYDTPAEHEMIREAARKAGALACVVSKHWSEGGAGAAALADAVIKACSEKSKFKFLYNLDLSIEDKIILIAKEMYGAGSVDFNTRVREMMRLLTEKGYKNLPICMAKTQLSLSGNPELKGAPTDFKLPVTDLYLSAGAGFIVAIAGDISKMPGLPTRPCVYDIDLNTETGEIEGLF